A single genomic interval of Alistipes provencensis harbors:
- a CDS encoding electron transfer flavoprotein subunit beta/FixA family protein yields the protein MQLKNLKIIVLAKQVPDTRNVGKDAMTPEGTVNRAALPAIFNPEDLNALEAALRLKDRVEGSTVHILTMGPQRAADIIRDAMFRGADGGYLLSGREFAGSDTLATSYALSCAMRKIAPDVIFAGRQAIDGDTAQVGPQVAEKLGLPQVTYAEEIVEVKADALVVKRRLEHGTEVVECPIPAVVTVNASAAECRPRNAKRVMKYKGALAGSEIAAAPESPAAQRAAAKEYLQIVEWAAADVDPDPEQLGLTGSPTKVKKIENVVFAAKEAKRFTAADEDINSLMVELIASHTLG from the coding sequence ATGCAACTAAAAAACCTCAAAATCATTGTTTTGGCCAAGCAGGTACCCGATACCCGCAATGTGGGCAAGGACGCGATGACTCCCGAAGGGACGGTCAACCGCGCGGCGCTTCCGGCCATCTTCAATCCCGAGGACCTCAATGCACTGGAGGCTGCCCTGCGGCTGAAAGACCGCGTCGAGGGCTCCACGGTCCATATCCTTACGATGGGTCCGCAGCGTGCCGCCGACATCATCCGCGACGCGATGTTCCGCGGCGCTGACGGCGGTTACCTGCTCTCGGGCCGCGAGTTCGCCGGCTCGGATACGCTGGCCACCTCCTACGCCCTTTCGTGCGCCATGAGGAAGATCGCCCCCGACGTGATCTTCGCAGGCCGTCAGGCCATCGACGGCGACACCGCGCAGGTGGGTCCGCAGGTCGCCGAGAAACTCGGCCTCCCGCAGGTGACCTATGCCGAGGAGATCGTCGAGGTCAAGGCGGACGCGCTGGTCGTGAAACGCCGTCTGGAGCATGGCACCGAGGTCGTCGAGTGCCCGATCCCGGCCGTCGTGACGGTCAACGCCTCGGCCGCCGAGTGCCGTCCGCGCAACGCCAAGCGCGTGATGAAGTACAAGGGCGCCTTGGCCGGTTCGGAGATCGCTGCGGCTCCCGAATCGCCCGCCGCACAGCGCGCCGCGGCGAAGGAGTACCTGCAGATCGTGGAGTGGGCCGCCGCCGACGTCGATCCCGATCCCGAACAGCTCGGCCTTACGGGTTCGCCCACGAAGGTCAAGAAGATCGAGAACGTGGTTTTCGCAGCCAAGGAAGCCAAGCGCTTCACGGCCGCCGACGAGGATATCAATTCACTGATGGTTGAACTTATTGCGAGCCACACGCTCGGTTAA
- a CDS encoding adenylosuccinate synthase: protein MKKVDVILGLQWGDEGKGKVVDVLTPRYEVVARFQGGPNAGHTLEFNGEKYVLRSIPSGIFQGGKTNIIGNGVVIDAILFRDEAEALAASGHDLTRQLCISKKAHLILPTHRILDAAYEAAKGSAKIGTTGKGIGPTYTDKVSRNGMRVGDLLSPDFERIYAAAKARHEKILKSLDYQYDITELEEQWFEAVKYLRRFHIIDSEYFVNDCLAQDKSILAEGAQGTLLDVDFGSYPFVTSSNTVCAGVCTGLGIAPNRIGEVYGIFKAYCTRVGSGPFPTELFDETGERLCDIGHEFGAVTGRRRRCGWLDMVALKYSIMINGVTQLIMMKSDVMNDFDTIKVATAYEIGGRTTSEFPYEIDGDLKPVYTEFEGWKCDLRKYGSYEEFPEAFKRYVEFIEHQTGVPVKIISVGPDRGETIVR, encoded by the coding sequence ATGAAAAAAGTTGACGTGATCCTCGGCCTGCAGTGGGGTGACGAGGGCAAAGGGAAGGTTGTGGACGTGCTGACGCCCCGCTATGAGGTGGTAGCCCGTTTTCAGGGAGGTCCCAATGCCGGTCACACGCTGGAATTCAACGGCGAGAAATACGTGCTCCGCTCGATACCTTCGGGCATTTTCCAAGGTGGCAAGACCAATATCATCGGCAACGGGGTGGTGATTGATGCCATTCTTTTCCGTGACGAGGCCGAAGCGCTGGCCGCCAGCGGCCACGACCTGACCCGCCAGCTCTGCATTTCGAAGAAAGCCCACCTGATCCTGCCCACGCACCGCATCCTCGACGCGGCTTACGAGGCCGCCAAGGGCAGTGCCAAGATCGGCACCACGGGCAAGGGCATCGGCCCGACCTATACGGACAAGGTGAGCCGCAACGGCATGCGTGTCGGCGACCTGTTGAGCCCCGATTTCGAGCGGATCTATGCCGCTGCCAAGGCGCGTCACGAGAAGATACTCAAAAGTCTCGACTATCAATATGACATCACCGAGCTGGAGGAGCAGTGGTTCGAGGCTGTGAAATACCTCCGCCGCTTCCACATCATCGACAGCGAATATTTCGTCAACGACTGCCTCGCGCAGGACAAGTCGATTCTGGCCGAAGGCGCTCAGGGAACGCTTCTGGACGTGGATTTCGGTTCCTATCCGTTCGTCACCTCCTCGAATACGGTCTGTGCGGGCGTCTGCACCGGGCTGGGCATCGCCCCGAACCGCATCGGCGAGGTATACGGCATCTTCAAGGCCTATTGTACGCGCGTGGGCAGCGGACCGTTCCCCACGGAACTGTTCGACGAGACGGGCGAACGGCTGTGCGACATCGGCCACGAGTTCGGCGCCGTCACGGGCCGCCGCCGCCGCTGCGGATGGCTGGACATGGTGGCCCTGAAATACTCGATCATGATTAACGGCGTGACGCAGCTCATCATGATGAAGTCCGATGTGATGAACGATTTCGACACGATCAAGGTGGCCACGGCCTACGAGATCGGCGGCCGCACCACCTCGGAATTCCCCTACGAGATCGACGGCGACCTCAAACCGGTCTACACCGAGTTCGAGGGCTGGAAATGCGACCTGCGCAAGTACGGCAGCTACGAGGAGTTCCCCGAGGCGTTCAAACGCTATGTGGAGTTCATCGAACACCAGACGGGTGTCCCCGTGAAGATCATTTCGGTGGGACCCGACCGCGGCGAAACCATAGTTAGGTAG
- a CDS encoding leucine-rich repeat domain-containing protein: MVRALPVLLFLFCTACGLAEDDRDEDNKHVYLKFYDKAFETYCLEKFDTSGDGRISRYEAQRVRRMSCPERGIASLTDIREFFNLRELDCSGNELTQLDLTACTYLEKLDCSDNALTSLDLDGVRGLVRMDCSGNDLPRLDLHSTASLLMLDCRGNALTTLDVASCDANLQADVRSNPGLTTVYCRSSQSISFDGQTELTHLRGGF, encoded by the coding sequence ATGGTGCGCGCCCTCCCCGTTCTGCTGTTTCTGTTCTGCACGGCCTGCGGCCTTGCGGAGGACGACCGCGACGAGGATAACAAGCATGTCTACCTCAAATTTTACGACAAGGCGTTCGAGACCTACTGCCTCGAAAAGTTCGACACGAGCGGCGACGGGCGCATCTCGCGCTACGAGGCGCAGCGTGTCCGGCGCATGTCGTGCCCGGAGCGGGGCATCGCGTCGCTGACCGACATCCGGGAGTTCTTCAACCTGCGGGAGCTCGACTGCTCGGGCAACGAGCTCACGCAGTTGGACCTCACGGCCTGCACCTATCTTGAAAAACTCGACTGTTCGGATAATGCACTCACCTCGCTCGACCTCGACGGGGTGCGGGGGCTGGTGCGGATGGATTGCAGCGGCAACGACCTGCCGCGCCTCGACCTGCATTCGACGGCCTCGCTGCTGATGCTCGACTGCCGGGGGAACGCCCTCACGACGCTCGACGTGGCTTCGTGCGACGCCAACCTGCAGGCCGACGTGCGCAGCAATCCCGGCCTGACGACGGTTTACTGCCGCTCCTCGCAGAGTATCTCCTTCGACGGACAGACCGAACTCACCCACCTAAGAGGTGGGTTTTAG
- the ligA gene encoding NAD-dependent DNA ligase LigA, translating into MVRERIEELRRQLELHNFKYYVENAPEISDFEFDTMMRELQELERAHPEFEDPNSPSVRVGSDLTAEFQTVKHRYAMLSLGNTYSLDELHEFIARIEREAGPTDYVCELKFDGTAISLTYEHGRLLRAVTRGDGVEGDDVTANVRTVRTVPLRLRGTGWPDYFEIRGEILMPYASFDRLNAEREANGEQLFANPRNAAAGTLKQQSSAVVAKRGLDCTLYQMAGDDLPFTTHWESLEKAREWGFKVSDAARICRNAAEIDAFIEHWDTARRRLPFPTDGVVIKVNDFAVRRQLGFTAKAPKWAVAYKFKAEQALTRLDSVSFQVGRTGAVTPVANLEPVLLAGTTVRRATLHNAEQMAQLDIRPGDMVYVEKGGEIIPKIIGVDLSQRPADSRPFAYITVCPECGTPLVRYEGEAKHYCPNQGGCRPQIIGRIIHFIRRKALDIEGLGEETVELLYENSLVRNVADLYDLRAEQLAPLPRLGEKSADNIIRSIERSKQVPFQRVLFGLGIRFVGETTAKYLAEHFRSLDAVMRATREELVEADEVGGRIADAIIEYFAEDENLQIIRRLREAGLQFEAEARELASESLAGRTFVVSGKFSRSRDEMKELIELHGGKNLAAVSGNVDYIVAGENMGPAKLKKAEKLGVKIISEAEFFDMIEGGGPAEKAAQQELFQ; encoded by the coding sequence ATGGTACGCGAACGAATTGAGGAGCTGCGCCGTCAGCTCGAACTGCATAATTTCAAATATTACGTCGAGAACGCACCCGAGATTTCGGATTTCGAGTTCGACACGATGATGCGCGAGCTTCAGGAGCTGGAACGCGCGCATCCCGAATTCGAAGACCCCAATTCCCCGTCGGTACGGGTCGGAAGCGACCTCACGGCGGAGTTCCAGACCGTGAAGCACCGCTATGCGATGCTCTCGCTGGGCAACACCTACTCGCTGGACGAACTGCACGAGTTCATCGCCCGCATCGAGCGCGAGGCCGGCCCCACGGACTACGTCTGCGAATTGAAATTCGACGGCACGGCCATCTCGCTCACCTACGAGCACGGACGCCTCCTGCGGGCCGTGACGCGCGGCGACGGCGTGGAGGGCGACGACGTGACGGCCAACGTCCGCACCGTGCGCACGGTTCCCCTGCGCCTGCGGGGCACGGGGTGGCCCGACTATTTCGAGATAAGGGGCGAGATACTGATGCCCTACGCCTCGTTCGACCGCCTCAACGCCGAGCGCGAGGCCAACGGCGAACAGCTCTTCGCCAACCCCCGCAACGCCGCAGCCGGGACGCTCAAACAGCAGTCGTCGGCCGTGGTGGCCAAGCGCGGACTGGACTGCACGCTCTACCAGATGGCGGGCGACGACCTGCCGTTCACGACCCACTGGGAGAGTCTCGAAAAAGCCCGCGAATGGGGTTTCAAGGTCTCGGACGCGGCGCGTATCTGCCGCAACGCGGCGGAGATCGACGCCTTCATCGAGCATTGGGACACGGCGCGGCGCCGCCTGCCCTTCCCGACGGACGGCGTGGTGATCAAAGTCAACGACTTCGCCGTGCGGCGCCAGTTGGGATTCACGGCCAAAGCCCCGAAATGGGCCGTGGCCTATAAATTCAAGGCCGAGCAGGCCCTGACGCGCCTCGACAGCGTGTCGTTCCAGGTGGGACGCACGGGGGCCGTGACGCCCGTGGCCAACCTCGAACCGGTGCTGCTCGCGGGAACCACCGTGCGGCGCGCCACGCTGCACAACGCCGAGCAGATGGCCCAGCTGGACATCCGTCCGGGCGACATGGTCTACGTCGAGAAGGGCGGCGAGATCATCCCGAAGATCATCGGCGTGGACCTCTCGCAGCGTCCCGCCGACAGCCGGCCGTTCGCGTACATCACCGTCTGCCCCGAGTGCGGCACGCCGCTGGTGCGCTACGAGGGCGAAGCGAAGCACTACTGCCCCAATCAGGGCGGATGCCGGCCCCAGATCATCGGCCGCATCATCCACTTCATCCGCCGCAAGGCCCTCGACATCGAGGGGCTGGGCGAGGAGACCGTGGAGCTGCTTTACGAAAACTCGCTGGTGCGCAACGTAGCGGACCTCTACGACCTGCGCGCCGAACAGTTGGCTCCCCTGCCCCGGCTGGGCGAAAAGTCGGCCGACAACATCATCCGTTCGATCGAACGGTCGAAGCAGGTGCCGTTCCAGCGCGTGCTGTTCGGACTGGGCATCCGTTTCGTGGGCGAGACGACGGCCAAGTACCTCGCCGAGCATTTCCGGTCGCTGGACGCCGTGATGCGGGCCACGCGCGAGGAGCTGGTCGAGGCCGACGAGGTGGGCGGACGCATCGCCGACGCCATCATCGAGTATTTCGCCGAGGACGAGAACCTGCAAATCATCCGCCGCCTGCGCGAGGCAGGATTGCAATTCGAAGCCGAGGCGCGCGAACTGGCTTCGGAGAGCCTCGCGGGCAGGACGTTCGTGGTGTCCGGGAAATTCTCGCGCAGCCGCGACGAGATGAAGGAGCTGATCGAACTGCACGGGGGCAAGAACCTCGCGGCGGTGTCGGGCAACGTCGATTACATCGTCGCAGGCGAGAACATGGGCCCGGCGAAGCTGAAGAAGGCCGAGAAACTGGGCGTGAAGATCATCTCCGAGGCGGAATTCTTCGACATGATCGAAGGCGGCGGCCCGGCGGAGAAGGCCGCACAACAGGAATTATTCCAATAG
- the dapA gene encoding 4-hydroxy-tetrahydrodipicolinate synthase — MLRHKLSGVGAAMITPFTADGRVDYKALARMIDYVIEGGVDYIVALGTTAETPTLYMPERAVIAMFITNHIAGRVPLVMGCGGNSTSEVLDQLREFDLRGADAILSVTPYYNKPSQEGLYQHFRTVSEHSPLPVILYNIPGRTGVNMTAETTLRIARDFKNIIGVKEASGDIDQMQRILDNRPEGFLVLSGDDGITIPLMRRGGDGVISVVANAFPECFMRCVNHAKAGDFDTAEREYAQLDEVVKALFEEGNPVGVKCALSVMGRIGDTMRLPLVAGSAALRAKFKELIAKYDLR, encoded by the coding sequence ATGCTACGACACAAACTTTCCGGCGTGGGCGCCGCGATGATCACCCCCTTCACGGCCGACGGCCGCGTCGACTACAAGGCGCTGGCCCGCATGATCGACTATGTGATCGAAGGCGGCGTGGACTACATCGTCGCCTTGGGCACCACGGCCGAGACCCCGACCCTCTATATGCCCGAGCGGGCCGTGATCGCCATGTTCATCACCAACCACATCGCCGGCCGCGTGCCGCTGGTGATGGGCTGCGGCGGCAACTCCACCTCGGAGGTGCTGGACCAGTTGCGCGAATTCGACCTGCGCGGCGCCGACGCCATCCTCAGCGTGACGCCCTATTACAACAAGCCGTCGCAAGAGGGGCTGTACCAGCATTTCCGCACCGTCTCGGAGCATTCGCCCCTGCCGGTGATCCTCTACAACATCCCGGGCCGCACGGGCGTCAACATGACCGCCGAAACCACGCTGCGCATTGCCCGCGACTTCAAGAACATCATCGGCGTCAAGGAGGCTTCGGGCGACATCGATCAGATGCAGCGCATCCTCGACAACCGTCCCGAGGGCTTCCTCGTGCTGTCGGGCGACGACGGCATCACCATTCCCCTGATGCGGCGCGGCGGCGACGGGGTGATCTCGGTGGTGGCCAACGCATTCCCCGAGTGCTTCATGCGCTGCGTGAACCACGCCAAGGCGGGCGATTTCGACACCGCCGAACGCGAGTACGCCCAACTGGACGAGGTGGTCAAAGCCTTGTTCGAAGAGGGCAATCCCGTAGGCGTAAAATGCGCCCTGTCGGTGATGGGACGCATCGGCGACACGATGCGCCTGCCGCTCGTCGCCGGGTCGGCGGCGCTGCGCGCGAAGTTCAAAGAATTGATCGCCAAATACGATTTGCGCTAA
- a CDS encoding DUF4919 domain-containing protein encodes MKRLLLLLLLIPALAAAKVPDEDNIIDRTMDSESPFYYPALMLRYNAGDATLTDEDYHYLYYGYAYQDDYKPLATNPDLDKMLMLVSVLDPENPDVATLESMISTGTDALKRNPFSPKILNLMSFAYGGLGDKMREKAYSDRMNGVIRAILDSGDGFTQKTPRHVLMFDHALDVLAAEGLSYGKARIISRTVEFVPLTVPYVVEGKKRKGFYFDFGRVYWNKPEGYTYKRDRTWQFNNLKPRTYK; translated from the coding sequence ATGAAACGATTGCTGCTTCTGCTGCTCCTGATCCCGGCGCTGGCCGCCGCCAAAGTCCCCGACGAGGATAACATCATCGACCGGACGATGGACTCGGAGTCGCCCTTTTACTACCCGGCGCTGATGCTGCGTTACAACGCGGGCGACGCGACGCTGACCGACGAGGATTACCACTACCTCTACTACGGGTACGCCTATCAGGACGACTACAAGCCGCTGGCCACGAATCCCGACCTCGACAAGATGCTGATGCTGGTTTCGGTCCTCGACCCCGAGAACCCTGATGTGGCGACGCTGGAGTCGATGATCTCGACGGGTACCGACGCCCTGAAGCGCAATCCGTTCAGTCCCAAAATCCTCAACCTGATGTCGTTCGCCTACGGAGGGCTGGGCGACAAGATGCGTGAGAAAGCCTACTCGGACCGCATGAACGGCGTGATCCGCGCAATCCTCGACTCGGGCGACGGATTCACGCAGAAAACCCCGCGCCATGTGCTGATGTTCGACCATGCGCTCGACGTGCTGGCCGCCGAAGGGCTCTCCTACGGCAAGGCGCGCATCATCAGCCGCACGGTGGAGTTCGTACCCCTGACGGTCCCCTACGTCGTCGAGGGGAAGAAACGCAAGGGATTCTATTTCGACTTCGGCCGCGTCTACTGGAACAAGCCCGAGGGCTACACCTACAAGCGCGACCGCACATGGCAGTTCAACAACCTCAAACCCCGCACCTATAAATGA
- a CDS encoding clostripain-related cysteine peptidase produces MMRLFRHTLCLLLLATLAACSDKEPGYDPPATADRTLLLYMPGQSLFTYYKNNIQGIHTAVTDRALGNGRMLVCWQPEKQTSAVMLEIYYDRNKRSSQTKTLKTYDDFNAGDPAKVRQLLADAAQLAPARSYGLIIGCHGKAWVPASSGAIPRSLSLNTAEDDVWKRVPGAKMTRSFGDLGYELDITELAAALEALSFRFDYLIFDDCFMANIETLYDLRHALDYIVASPCEVMGDGFPYERIIPHLFEANGVLSGLEKSCWEFWNLYENEWQNTVGQEQSGCISLAVTSELDALAAEMRRVTESSKKEFDIDELQYYKGGKTKLFYDLEHYVTLSCGDLGVVDDFKAQMERAFPSSCRHHTASFYSDFGGGNHSVNYYSGVSVSEPEPSQTFTKANQATNWYRDTH; encoded by the coding sequence ATGATGCGCCTGTTTCGGCATACGCTCTGCCTGCTCCTACTGGCGACGCTCGCGGCCTGCTCCGACAAGGAGCCGGGATACGATCCGCCCGCCACGGCCGACCGGACCCTTCTGCTCTATATGCCGGGCCAGAGTTTGTTCACTTATTACAAAAACAACATCCAAGGTATCCACACGGCCGTGACCGACCGGGCATTGGGCAACGGGCGCATGCTGGTATGCTGGCAGCCCGAAAAGCAGACATCGGCCGTGATGCTGGAAATCTATTACGACAGGAACAAGCGGAGCAGCCAAACGAAGACACTCAAGACCTACGACGATTTCAACGCCGGAGACCCCGCAAAGGTACGGCAGTTGTTAGCAGATGCCGCGCAACTGGCCCCGGCCCGGAGTTACGGTCTTATCATCGGCTGCCACGGCAAGGCATGGGTGCCCGCGAGCAGCGGCGCAATTCCCCGTTCGTTGTCGCTCAACACGGCTGAAGACGATGTGTGGAAGCGGGTTCCCGGCGCCAAAATGACCCGTTCGTTCGGCGATCTGGGCTACGAGCTGGACATCACGGAACTGGCCGCAGCGCTCGAAGCGCTGTCGTTCCGCTTCGACTACCTGATCTTCGACGACTGCTTCATGGCCAATATCGAGACGCTCTACGACCTGCGCCATGCGCTGGACTACATCGTGGCCTCACCCTGCGAGGTCATGGGCGACGGATTCCCCTATGAGCGGATTATCCCCCACCTGTTCGAAGCGAACGGAGTGCTGAGCGGGCTGGAAAAATCCTGCTGGGAGTTCTGGAACCTCTATGAGAACGAATGGCAGAATACCGTAGGACAGGAGCAGTCGGGGTGCATTTCGCTTGCCGTCACATCGGAACTCGATGCACTGGCTGCGGAGATGCGCCGCGTCACCGAAAGCAGTAAAAAGGAGTTCGACATCGATGAACTCCAATATTACAAAGGCGGGAAAACGAAGTTATTCTACGATCTGGAGCACTACGTCACGCTTAGTTGCGGCGATCTGGGTGTCGTGGATGATTTCAAGGCACAGATGGAACGGGCATTCCCGTCCTCCTGCCGGCACCACACGGCCTCTTTCTATTCGGACTTCGGCGGCGGAAACCATTCCGTAAACTATTATTCGGGCGTCTCGGTCAGCGAACCGGAACCGTCCCAGACATTCACCAAGGCCAACCAAGCGACAAACTGGTATCGGGACACGCATTAG
- a CDS encoding pseudouridine synthase yields the protein MKDPKNDSTPVLERFGRDKRKRTVVATAERVERRPRLQRDAADSEQPSHDHQPERRASYNPHFTADNRPAFERPRREEGDRPRRSFDGDKPHRTFGDKPRTFGDKPRYDNSDRPRRNFDDNERPRRNFDDNGDRPRRNFDDNDRPRREEGDRPRRPFGEKPRYGDKPAYGEKKFGPKKFGDKKFSDRKFTDKPYKPGGFRKQDDKPASYPKYDPAKQTGEIRLNRFLAQSGICSRREADDFITAGLVSVNGQVVTVLGTKVMPTDEVKFNDSRVQGEKKVYLVLNKPKGYVTSLDDPHAGKTVMELVQGACTERIYPVGRLDKNSLGLLLFTNDGDLTKQLTHPSYQKKKIYQVTLDKPLTRADMDRIAEGITLEDGEIFADEISYVKENKQEVGIEIHSGRNRIVRRIFEFLGYTVTKLDRVYYAGLTKKNLKRGAWRFLAREEVERLKSGQYE from the coding sequence ATGAAAGATCCCAAAAACGACTCGACCCCGGTGCTCGAACGCTTCGGACGCGACAAGCGCAAGCGCACCGTAGTTGCTACGGCGGAGCGTGTCGAGCGTCGCCCGCGTTTGCAGCGAGATGCTGCCGATTCGGAGCAGCCGTCCCATGACCACCAGCCCGAACGCCGGGCTTCGTACAACCCGCATTTCACGGCCGACAACCGTCCGGCCTTCGAACGCCCCCGCCGTGAGGAGGGCGACCGTCCGCGCCGTTCATTCGACGGAGACAAGCCCCACCGTACATTCGGTGACAAACCCCGCACGTTCGGCGATAAGCCCCGTTACGATAACAGCGACCGTCCGCGCCGCAATTTCGATGACAACGAGCGTCCGCGCCGCAACTTTGATGATAACGGTGACCGTCCCCGCCGTAATTTCGATGATAACGACCGTCCCCGCCGCGAGGAGGGCGACCGCCCGCGCCGTCCGTTCGGCGAGAAGCCGCGTTACGGAGACAAACCCGCCTACGGGGAGAAGAAATTCGGTCCCAAGAAGTTCGGGGACAAGAAATTTTCCGACCGCAAGTTCACTGACAAACCCTATAAGCCCGGCGGGTTCCGCAAGCAGGACGACAAACCGGCTTCCTATCCGAAATACGATCCGGCGAAACAGACGGGCGAGATTCGCCTGAACCGTTTCCTTGCCCAGTCGGGCATCTGTTCGCGCCGCGAGGCCGACGATTTCATCACGGCGGGCCTCGTATCGGTCAACGGGCAGGTCGTGACCGTGCTGGGAACCAAGGTGATGCCCACCGACGAGGTGAAGTTCAACGACAGCCGCGTGCAGGGCGAGAAGAAGGTTTATCTGGTGCTGAACAAGCCCAAGGGCTATGTCACTTCGCTGGACGATCCGCACGCCGGAAAGACGGTGATGGAGCTGGTGCAGGGAGCCTGCACGGAGCGCATCTACCCCGTGGGGCGTCTGGACAAGAACAGCCTCGGACTGCTGCTGTTCACCAATGACGGCGACCTCACGAAGCAGCTCACGCACCCCTCGTACCAGAAGAAGAAGATTTATCAGGTGACGCTCGACAAGCCCTTGACGCGCGCCGACATGGATCGTATCGCCGAGGGTATTACGCTCGAGGACGGTGAGATTTTCGCCGACGAGATTTCCTATGTCAAAGAGAACAAGCAGGAGGTGGGCATTGAGATCCACTCGGGCCGCAACCGCATCGTGCGCCGCATCTTCGAGTTTCTGGGTTACACCGTGACCAAGCTCGACCGCGTTTACTACGCGGGTCTGACGAAGAAGAACCTCAAGCGCGGAGCCTGGCGGTTCCTGGCACGCGAGGAGGTGGAGCGTCTGAAGTCCGGCCAATACGAGTAA
- a CDS encoding MATE family efflux transporter has protein sequence MTMNREILRIALPNIVSNITVPLMGIVSTAIAGHWGADSAATIGALAIGVSIFNFIYWNCSFVRMGTSGLTAQAFGAGNFRECTNMLVRALSVSAVMGVLMILVQYPLGELALWAMNGSQMTRDYFYARIWAVPAGIILFGFNGWFTGMQNAVFPMLTAITVNVVHILCSLWFAFGMDMGIVGIAYASVIAQWTGVGLSTLLLMAKYRPLLTAVDWSEVLDFKPLKTFFVINRDIILRTFCIVAVYTFFTGASARMGDPALLAVNTLLLQLFTLFSYMNDGFAYAAEALTGRFIGARDGISLRDCLRKCIFWGTMVSVVFVGIYLIWWRDLVGVFIDSSAPNAGLIEELAGRYIVWIILIPIASAMPFIMDGIMVGATETRVMRDSMFWSTAAYFAIYYACYPLIGNNALWLAFTLYMFLRGVIQYFMTRRLKTILDKVAA, from the coding sequence ATGACCATGAACCGCGAAATACTGCGCATTGCGCTCCCCAATATCGTCTCGAACATCACCGTACCCCTGATGGGCATCGTCTCGACGGCCATCGCGGGGCACTGGGGCGCCGACTCCGCGGCCACGATCGGTGCGCTGGCCATCGGCGTGTCGATCTTCAACTTCATCTACTGGAACTGCTCGTTCGTCCGCATGGGCACCAGCGGGCTCACGGCACAGGCGTTCGGCGCCGGCAACTTCCGCGAATGCACCAACATGCTGGTCCGCGCGCTGTCGGTGTCGGCCGTGATGGGCGTGCTGATGATCCTCGTGCAATATCCGCTGGGCGAACTGGCGCTGTGGGCCATGAACGGCAGCCAGATGACCCGCGATTACTTCTACGCCCGCATCTGGGCCGTACCTGCGGGCATCATCCTCTTCGGTTTCAACGGCTGGTTCACGGGAATGCAGAACGCCGTCTTCCCGATGCTGACGGCCATCACGGTCAACGTCGTGCACATCCTTTGCAGCCTGTGGTTCGCATTCGGGATGGACATGGGCATCGTGGGCATCGCCTACGCCTCGGTGATCGCCCAATGGACGGGCGTGGGGCTCTCGACGCTGCTGCTCATGGCCAAATACCGGCCGCTGCTCACCGCCGTCGACTGGTCCGAGGTGCTGGACTTCAAACCCCTGAAAACCTTCTTCGTCATCAACCGCGACATCATCCTCCGCACGTTCTGCATCGTAGCCGTCTATACGTTCTTCACTGGGGCCTCGGCTCGCATGGGCGATCCCGCGCTGCTGGCCGTGAACACCCTGCTGCTGCAGTTGTTCACGCTCTTCTCCTACATGAACGACGGCTTCGCCTACGCCGCCGAAGCGCTCACGGGCCGCTTCATCGGGGCCCGCGACGGCATATCGCTGCGCGACTGCCTGCGAAAGTGCATCTTCTGGGGAACGATGGTGTCGGTGGTCTTCGTGGGTATCTACCTCATCTGGTGGCGCGATCTGGTGGGCGTGTTCATCGACTCCTCGGCGCCCAACGCCGGGCTGATCGAGGAGCTGGCGGGGCGTTACATCGTCTGGATCATCCTCATCCCCATCGCCTCGGCCATGCCCTTCATCATGGACGGCATCATGGTCGGAGCCACCGAAACGCGCGTCATGCGCGACTCGATGTTCTGGTCCACGGCGGCCTACTTCGCCATCTACTACGCCTGCTACCCGCTGATCGGCAACAACGCCCTTTGGCTGGCCTTCACGCTCTACATGTTCCTGCGCGGGGTGATCCAGTATTTCATGACCCGCCGCCTCAAGACCATTCTCGACAAGGTCGCCGCCTGA